A section of the Choristoneura fumiferana chromosome 5, NRCan_CFum_1, whole genome shotgun sequence genome encodes:
- the Pmi gene encoding transmembrane protein Pmi codes for MAGNESDSDLKPSSVAIIREVYDSENAHIKFEMELERALEAGVSVIVIEPESLGEETARWIYVGNLLHKISVYSGLCGVASGLTWSSLACTPFGIASILCAGCYTLSWQWDPCCKYQEEKNRRHLSTLPVLSDLTSASPVVLVRTDNRRKIYLHSSVALAAASVCLWRLYQTFK; via the exons ATGGCGGGTAACGAAAGTGACAG CGATTTAAAGCCATCGAGTGTCGCAATCATACGAGAAGTTTACGACAGTGAAAATGCACACATCAAATTTGAAATGGAATTGGAAAGAGCACTTGAGGCCGGCGTGAGCGTTATAGTAATAGAGCCAGAGTCGCTTGGCGAAGAGACTGCAAGATGGATTTACGTAGGCAACCTATTGCATAAAATATCCGTCTACAGTGGTCTTTGTGGTGTCGCCTCTG GTTTGACATGGAGTTCTTTAGCTTGTACTCCATTTGGAATAGCATCCATTCTATGTGCTGGTTGTTACACTCTCTCATGGCAATGGGACCCGTGCTGCAAGTACCAAGAAGAGAAGAACCGTCGTCATTTGTCTACTTTACCTGTACTGAGCGACTTAACGTCAGCATCACCTGTAGTACTTGTGCGTACAGATAATAGACGAAAGATATATTTACATAGCTCAGTAGCACTGGCTGCTGCTTCTGTTTGCCTGTGGAGACTATATCAGACATTCAAATAA